Proteins co-encoded in one Campylobacter ornithocola genomic window:
- a CDS encoding flagellar hook-length control protein FliK produces MSNIQASDALNLLSIASQNENISKESTNSQSDGEEFLNSLLQAINEKDGSLSKNFKVPQKENVKKDKDLKDTNNKPLLDEKDAIKLFEGANFIQILSLLEVLQSDSKDIKLNKLVQDNTAILTLEKNLHKLKNIKNINELFNIAKELGLNIKNIKFEQIKDFKEAFPNLDKKGFFKTQNLNNKDLIEPQKQNNTNVFQDLINQKITKLLKEEPIASKNIKNKENEGVSLLSSALKNIELPKKDTKIQTKESLQNINFKEKLVEKIQIQDEKEVKDTKNVQNIAIKHNEKLNDIELITLNQNTNLKKEVKEKEKLDFKEILKNEKITTSEDSFSKKISSVLENSKDLKTELINTKNTQNLPNQNQDLKVNLENLLAPQEKQLKIEKNIQNTDNFSDIFKNTKEFTKDENNNNEENLNSYVKEMNRISNNFVKNQSIPAKETFNDFAQEFKEKLESYKAPITRFSITLNPHNLGEVEVTLVQRGSNLNISFNSNQNTLNLFIQHQAEFKNALVNMGFTNLEMNFNNQERKEQNNPQKQKNNNNSKEDKVNFEKEIQEKPSLEMVLAKYF; encoded by the coding sequence ATGTCAAATATCCAAGCTAGCGATGCTTTAAATTTACTAAGCATTGCTTCGCAAAATGAAAACATAAGCAAAGAAAGCACTAATTCGCAAAGCGATGGAGAGGAATTTTTAAACTCTTTATTACAAGCAATAAATGAAAAAGATGGAAGTTTATCAAAAAACTTCAAAGTGCCACAAAAAGAAAATGTAAAAAAAGATAAAGATTTAAAAGATACCAACAACAAGCCTTTGTTAGATGAAAAAGACGCTATAAAACTTTTTGAAGGTGCAAATTTTATACAAATTCTTTCTTTACTAGAAGTTTTACAAAGTGATAGCAAGGATATAAAATTAAATAAACTAGTGCAAGATAATACTGCTATTTTAACTCTTGAAAAGAATTTACATAAACTAAAAAATATAAAAAACATCAATGAGCTCTTTAACATAGCAAAAGAACTTGGTTTAAATATAAAAAACATAAAATTTGAGCAAATTAAAGATTTCAAAGAAGCATTTCCAAATCTTGATAAAAAAGGTTTTTTTAAAACACAAAATTTAAATAATAAAGATTTAATCGAACCACAAAAACAAAACAATACTAATGTTTTTCAAGATTTAATCAATCAAAAAATCACTAAGCTTTTAAAAGAAGAGCCTATTGCAAGTAAGAATATAAAAAACAAAGAAAACGAAGGGGTTTCCTTACTTTCTTCTGCTTTAAAAAATATAGAACTTCCAAAAAAAGATACAAAAATACAAACAAAAGAAAGTCTTCAAAATATAAATTTCAAAGAAAAATTAGTAGAAAAAATTCAAATTCAAGATGAAAAAGAAGTAAAAGATACTAAGAATGTGCAAAATATAGCTATCAAACATAATGAAAAATTAAATGATATAGAGCTTATCACACTCAATCAAAACACTAACTTAAAAAAAGAAGTTAAAGAGAAAGAAAAACTAGATTTTAAAGAAATATTAAAAAATGAAAAAATAACAACTAGCGAAGATAGTTTTAGTAAAAAAATAAGTTCTGTTTTAGAAAATTCAAAAGATTTAAAAACAGAATTAATAAATACAAAAAATACACAAAATTTACCAAATCAAAATCAAGATTTAAAAGTTAATTTAGAAAATTTATTAGCTCCTCAAGAAAAACAATTAAAAATAGAAAAAAACATTCAAAATACAGATAATTTTAGTGATATTTTTAAAAACACCAAAGAATTTACAAAAGATGAAAACAATAACAATGAAGAAAATTTAAATTCTTATGTAAAAGAAATGAATAGAATTTCTAATAATTTTGTAAAAAATCAAAGTATTCCCGCAAAGGAAACATTTAATGATTTTGCTCAAGAGTTTAAAGAAAAACTAGAAAGTTATAAAGCTCCTATAACCCGCTTTAGCATTACTCTTAATCCACACAATCTTGGAGAAGTAGAGGTAACTTTAGTTCAAAGAGGTTCAAATTTAAATATCAGCTTTAATTCCAATCAAAACACATTAAATCTTTTTATACAACATCAAGCTGAATTTAAAAATGCTCTTGTAAATATGGGCTTTACAAATTTAGAAATGAATTTTAATAACCAAGAAAGAAAAGAGCAAAATAATCCACAAAAACAAAAAAATAACAATAATAGTAAAGAAGATAAGGTGAATTTTGAAAAAGAAATTCAAGAAAAACCGAGTTTAGAAATGGTTTTAGCAAAATATTTTTAA
- a CDS encoding flagellar hook capping FlgD N-terminal domain-containing protein, with the protein MSNINTQTLQNPLATLNTKDVPNARAGESSSGNDGLVYNPGAELDKDAFLKLLLIELQHQDPTDPMDTEKMLTQTAQLSALEMQDNTNKTMTQLVTAMTKLQNSIAASTGMSALAAVGKLATVKDNYLVVADDDIQFQINMYLPKEPQKGKKTDIDTEDFELSKNGEDKLDIKGKVDKEIAKPGETIHIKLVDDKGQEETVQAVVGEDQSFKILGHTPSVDIKTAKIDSAYKSDSEPVTFTIYNEAGDPVRTMSVKDMSAGMKQIVWDRTDDSGNPVPSGKYYVRASYIGEDGTTVNSTYGAYPITGVKFEEGEALVGMGGSWVKWEDIKEITG; encoded by the coding sequence ATGTCAAATATAAATACACAAACTCTCCAAAATCCTTTAGCAACACTTAATACTAAAGATGTGCCAAATGCTAGAGCTGGAGAAAGTAGCAGTGGTAATGATGGGTTAGTTTACAACCCTGGAGCAGAGCTTGACAAGGATGCATTTTTAAAACTTCTTTTGATAGAACTTCAACACCAAGATCCAACTGATCCTATGGATACTGAAAAAATGCTTACTCAAACAGCACAGCTTTCAGCACTTGAAATGCAAGATAATACTAACAAAACTATGACTCAACTCGTGACCGCAATGACTAAATTGCAAAATTCTATTGCTGCAAGCACTGGTATGAGTGCATTAGCTGCGGTAGGAAAGCTTGCAACTGTTAAAGATAATTACCTTGTAGTAGCAGATGATGATATACAATTTCAAATTAATATGTACTTACCAAAAGAACCTCAAAAAGGTAAAAAGACTGATATTGATACAGAAGACTTTGAGCTTAGTAAAAATGGTGAAGATAAGCTTGATATAAAAGGTAAAGTAGATAAAGAAATAGCTAAACCTGGAGAAACTATACATATCAAATTAGTAGATGATAAAGGTCAAGAAGAAACGGTTCAAGCAGTAGTTGGAGAAGATCAAAGCTTTAAAATTTTAGGGCATACACCAAGTGTTGATATTAAAACAGCTAAGATTGATTCAGCTTATAAATCAGATAGCGAACCTGTAACGTTTACAATTTATAATGAGGCCGGCGATCCTGTAAGAACAATGAGTGTTAAAGACATGAGTGCGGGTATGAAACAAATCGTTTGGGATAGGACAGATGATAGTGGAAATCCTGTGCCATCTGGAAAATACTATGTAAGAGCAAGTTACATAGGTGAAGATGGAACGACTGTTAATTCAACCTATGGTGCTTATCCTATCACTGGGGTTAAGTTTGAAGAAGGTGAAGCCTTAGTTGGTATGGGCGGTAGCTGGGTTAAATGGGAAGATATTAAAGAAATTACAGGATAA